In one window of Ruminococcus albus AD2013 DNA:
- a CDS encoding DUF1858 domain-containing protein: protein MAYSVTKDTVIGDILDTDFDVAPLFLEIGMHCLGCPASRGETIEEACAVHGTDADALVEKLNAHFAAKA from the coding sequence ATGGCATATTCAGTAACTAAGGATACAGTTATCGGCGATATCCTCGATACAGATTTTGACGTTGCTCCCCTGTTTCTTGAAATAGGTATGCACTGTCTGGGTTGCCCCGCTTCAAGAGGCGAGACTATCGAGGAGGCTTGCGCTGTTCACGGAACAGACGCTGATGCACTGGTTGAAAAGCTCAACGCTCAT